Part of the Deltaproteobacteria bacterium genome, TTTCCCGTTCACATCATCCATGTCAATCACCTCTCTCAATATGATATGATACACGCAGCCAATTTCCTGAATCCGTGAGATATCCACTCAACCATTCGATTTTATAAAATCAGCCTACGGCCAGGGTGTTTGTGGAGTGAAGCGCCCACGGACGGGGCTCGAACGGCACATCCGCCCCCATGGACAGGAGGCTATTTGCCGCATGGAACAAATTCCCTGGCCGTAGGCTCACGGATTCAGGAATTTCTCCAAAGAGAGCACGGAGGACACAGAGAAAATCTCTCCATAATATGCCCTTTCACAATCACATTCCGGACGCATGGCTGCAGGGCCGATTACTGTGCGCTGAATCCGCTTCGAGGCCTTCAACGTGCCCAGAGCGCCAGGGTGGATACGGCATAAGCAAAGATCCACACGGCCAGGGCCGCGAGGACAGGCCGGGGGTTCCGCACACAAGGAAGGGCGGCGAAGAGGACCACGGGGACGGCCGGGATCAGGACCCCGGCAAGGAGGGGCGGAAGAAACCCCAGGAGCTCCTGGACCCCGAGGAAGAACCAAGGCCCCTTGATGATCGCGGTCTGCGGGTCGAACCTGTCGAGAGGGGCGGAAAGAAGAAATGAAGACGCAACGAGCGGGAAAAAGACCCAGGTCCAGGCATCGGACTTGAGGATCACGCGCCTCGTGTGGTACCAGGTCCCGATCCCCCAGAGGAGCATGGCAAGGGCGAGATGCGCGGCATAGACCCGGTTCACCCCGTCATCCGAGACAGCGGCAAAGAGCTGCTCGAGGGCCTGACCTGCAATGGGGATCCCCGCAAGGAGGTTCTCTGCGATATGG contains:
- a CDS encoding cytochrome b N-terminal domain-containing protein, whose amino-acid sequence is MRFPARSGELATASLLVSIGSGLVLAYHYEAADPLVSVVAMEAILPFGAFWRALHFWSSQAFFLLLVVHAWYRLGDLDAYRERAGGRISWAVLAAGLPLTILALFTGYVLRWDATGRAAGHIAENLLAGIPIAGQALEQLFAAVSDDGVNRVYAAHLALAMLLWGIGTWYHTRRVILKSDAWTWVFFPLVASSFLLSAPLDRFDPQTAIIKGPWFFLGVQELLGFLPPLLAGVLIPAVPVVLFAALPCVRNPRPVLAALAVWIFAYAVSTLALWAR